The Neodiprion lecontei isolate iyNeoLeco1 chromosome 6, iyNeoLeco1.1, whole genome shotgun sequence sequence actgcgcccaatcgatttctctcgcaaaattacgtcggaatagtgccagaaagacttgattccagcacttttcaaaatcgcgaaaattttcgccaaaaatacaaaggggttaaccttcctttttttttcaccaaaaaatttttcgtctcagatttgatttgtatgaccttttcccgactaattggaccaccaggaactcagaaaacgcagcaaaaagagcgtgggaccaacaggagagaaatgacgaaggaaaaagcacctgctgaaaaatgacgaaaaatcaggttttcgttttttggctgtaactttcgatgcgttgatcgcagcgtattgggactgcgcccaatcgatttctctcgcaaaattacgtcggaatagtgccagaaagacttgattccagcacttttcaaaatcgcgaaaattttcgccaaaaatacaaaggggttaaccttcctttttttttcaccaaaaaatttttcgtctcagaattgattagtatgactctttcccgaccaattggaccccaaggaactcagaaaacgcagcgaaaagagcgtgggatcaacagaagcgaaatgacgaaggaaaaagcacctgctgaaaaatgtcgaaaaatcaggttttcgttttttggctgtaactttcgatgcgttgatcgcagcgtattgggactgcgcccaatcgacttctctcgcaaaattacgtcggaatagtgccagaaagacttgattccagcacttttcaaaatcgcgaaaattttcgccaaaaatacaaaggggttaaccttcctttttttttcaccaaaaaattttacgtctcagatttgatttgtatgaccttttttccgactaattggaccaccaggaactcagaaaatgcagcaaaAAGaccgtgggatcaacagaagcgaaatgacgaaggaaaaagcacctgctgaaaaatgtcgaaaaatcaggttttcgttttttggctgtaactttcgatgcgttgatcgcagcgtattgggactgcgcccaatcgatttctctcgcaaaattacgtcggaatagtgccagaaagacttgattccagcacttttcaaaatcgcgaaaattttcgccaaaaatacaaaggggttaaccttcctttttttttcaccaaaaaatttttcgtctcagaattgatttgtatgaccttttcccgactaattggaccaccaggaactcagaaaacgcagcaaaaagagcgtgggaccaacaggagagaaatgacgaaggaaaaagcacctgctgaaaaatgacgataaatcaggttttcgttttttggctgtaactttcgatgcgttgatcgcagcgtattgggactgcgcccaatcgatttctctcgcaaaattacgtcggaatagtgccagaaagacttgattccagcacttttcaaaatcgcgaaaattttcgccaaaaatacaaaggggttaaccttcctttttttttcaccaaaaaatttttcgtcgcagatttgatttgtatgaccttttcccGACTAactggaccaccaggaactcagaaaacgcagcaaaaagagcgtggcatcaacagcagagagatTACGATGGAAATCCTatgttttctggctgtaacttttcatacaatgATCGCAACGTATTGGGACTAAGcataatcgatttctcacgcaaaattacgtcgaaatactGCATGAAAGAATTCCTTTATGATGCAACATATCATCTTATAGCGGTAGACAAGCATTGCTTTCATGGTTTCATAGATTTGACTAACCTTTATCAATCGAATAGATTCAATGAACTGTATGCATTAAGTGGTTCAGTTCAATTCTTTAGAGAGTATTCAATATTTCTAGAATACCACgaaaaaagaatcaatttattcaattaactAAATTAAAATTCCGACCGGGTATTCAtaagtatattgtatattacgTATCCAATTAAagatttttgcgattttgaaacaaaCATTCCAGTAATCAAAGTATTGACAACGAAATATTGTGTTTTTACGAGACAATCCACTACAAAATGAGTCTACAAATTGATTGTTTTGAAAAGGCAAAAGTATTCTCTGAGTGTACTCCAACGTTCGAAGCAATGATTGTAGCTGCTTGGGACCATTCGTAATAGTTTACTTTGCAGAAGATTAGTTATGTAACGCATTTGGTACCAGGTCAATTTCTTCACATGCAGATAATATAATCTTTACAGGTTGCAGGAGTAAAGGTAAAATGTAAATGtggtaatcattttttatagtcGTGTCGAATCAAACACAATTATTCACAATAGAAATATTAGAGTTAGGTATTCCTATAGTATATGTATCGTTATATTGATATTAGGATTCCAAATTAGTTAATCATATATCATCGCTAAATATAAAGAATTGAGCTTATAAACATCCATAACGTACATATAATACGCCCATGAGAATCGTACTTTTGAATATTCTCACACATGTCCAGAGATGAAACGAGCATACGTAAAGGTCAATTTCACACAGTAGATATTCATAATATTCAGAAATGATGTAGCTCACACCATCCGCTGAACATTCCAAATCAATTAAATTATTGCCAAGGTTTTTCTCGCTTATACATAATCTGAGTGTATTGCTTGTAATTTATTCTACTGCTATTCTAGGTCAATGTATAATTCTGCAATGCGATcaaattatatatgtatagagtAGTGTCCAATAAATGTCGCTTATAAACTCACAAAATCACAATAAAcatgttaataataattaacaataccAACGATGcctatattatacctatatataatacatgtataatcgTGTCTATTATGTGATGACTCATTCGCAAAAATAAACTGCAACAAGACTTGTTGACCCATGCAATAGGTCATAACGCTTTTAATTCATTAACTCATTTTCAGAGTTTGGAGTAGCAATAATGACCTGTCAaacgatttgataaaattatggTTTTGTCGGTTTATACAATAGTCTAATTTATTTGGTATTTTagtcttactttttttcatgATTATCCCGAAAGAAACAATGAATTCTCGaagataaatttattcatgatTTCGAATTCTACAAAATGATGTTGAGAAATAacaaaggaaaaacaaaacaataaaattctcaTAGAGAATGTACAATTATGTacagtattatttatttttgttcattgACTTATTCAGATTGAAACTTAGGTACCGGACAGACTCACAGCATAGTGTTTCAGTAATGTCCCTCAAACAGAAAAGTCAATTCAATAATCTTAGAACAAATTATCCGTGTGTGTTTGTCTGGTACAAAAATAAGATACACACTGAATATCTTAGAAATGATCAAGACGTACGGTGACATAATTAGAAGTATGGCTCGGTAGTTTAACATCCAACCAATTAGCAGTTGATTGGTTTTCTGTGTCAGTAGCTTTCAGTGCCAGCCTATGTGCGGGTGTAGCGTTGTGTGGAATCTTGAGTTCTACTGGGGTTAAAAAATCCAAGCCACGAGGTCCACACTCAACCACCGGACTCAGTAGAGATTCACCTGTGTAGAGTGAATAGACATGAAATGGTAAGTATACCTAAATTTACGGGGCCTTAAATAACTTTTCACTAGTAAAGTATGCATAAAAACATCACAATTTTTGGTATGACGCAATAGAGTAGTAAAACAGAGTTCTATACAAATTCTTTGGATATGGCACAACAGATTCATTAATACTCGGGCAATAGCAGACAATGTGGAATATGTCATTTGATATGTTTGCAGAAATAAATTATGGTGTACGTATTCAGGATTTGGTTGTTAATCAGATTTTGGTTGATGCACAAGTTGCAATTGTGGCAATATTACTTGTCATTCCCGAATTCAAATTCGAATTACATAACTCGAACGTtacattcaaaaaaaaataaaagtcgtattcttatcattttcaaaattcatttaataGAGATATTGGCCGTTTTGAATATATGAAATGAATTCCATCACCAGATATCGGTAATGATAAGCTCACCGTGATGCATGGGTGGTGATACGGGCGAACAATGGCCAGAGGTATTATGCGTTTTGAGTATACGTGGAGCTGTTACAGAGAAGTAGATTTCTTGTTGTATCTGCAGCGGTAAGGCCCCAGGGGGTACCGTGAGTGTAACACCCCCTGGTCCTTCCAAAACACCACCTTTGCTACAGAACACACCCCGTGCCACCCCCAGTCTCCTATGATCAACCATCACCGTCACATTTGTTATTTACATTTGTGTTATTTTAGTCTGAATAGCGTTGAGGGCCTGAACGGAAAGAGAGACTAAATCGGTTTATTCTTTGTGTCAAAGACGtgcttaaaaaaattctcgcaTCGTTCTCTGATATTGTCATGAAGCGCTAACTGTGAAACATGAGGTATTTGATCAAATGGTCGAATAGATTGGTTTTCTGTTTCAGTGATTCAACAAAGTAGGCTTTCAGCATATTGCATCACAAATGCAGCACTTGCTTCTAccgtattgaaattttatattcaataatGTAAAGTAATCCAAAGAAAATTAATGAGTGAAGTATGATTTTATACATTTCTATATTCTTTAAATACCATAGATCAATGTATGTCATGTCAAAAGGATGATTAATCCCAGAAGAAGCTGCAcatcaaaaatttattgtttcgATTTCTTACTTTGTGCAGTAAATTActgaataattaatatacaCTTAAATATCATTTTAAGAACTATCCCATAGAATTTCATCGAcattgaaaacttgaaaaacattttccttatttatctttaaattctttttctcgaGTTATTCCCCTTCGCCATCCAGACCCTCGGTTTTATTCTGAACTTCAGTGTCGTTAATGGTATCCTAATGAATGCAGAGTTTTAACCAGCTTTGTTAACATCCCTTTGCATAAGTATTAGCAGAATTTCGGCAAATTAATTAGTATGAAATAATAGGATCCATTCGCATTTTACCTGATAGTCTCAATCGTCCATTTTCGTATCAGTTATATAAAATGCATGAGGGATGTGGAATATTTGTTAGAAAAAGTATGTGTTTGGTGTTCGAGACGGGATACGACACGATGGCTCATACCTTACATTGTGATGATGCAACGGTTTTCTGTATAGTTCAAAAGCACTGCCTCTCTGTTCTCTGCTTCCCGCCAGATCGAGTCCGTTGGGCTCCCTGTTGTTGTGACTCAAGTTCCCATTTCCCGTATTTCCCGTAACACCTCCATGACTATTGCTGTGACTGTGTCCATTATGATTGATATTGTTGCGATTTTGTGCATGGCCAACGTTAATTTGTCCGGCACTGTTGCTGTGGGAATGCGTCATGGGGGAGCTGGAGTGAGGGTGCGTGTGACTAAGGCTGTGACTGTGGTTCAGCGGTGACGTATGACTGTGACTGTGACTGTGATTTGAGTTCATGTTGTAACCCTCGTTATTACGATTAGGTGGAGGAATGTTGTAGTAGTACTGGCCGCTGTTACGCTGAATGTTACTGCCATTTTCAGCCTAAAATTGGttgtattattgttattttcataataGCGTCTGCCAAGGATCGACCGCTGTTTACATGTATTTACCAACTATTTAAATTGTTTGGACCCGGAGTTTGCCATATCCAAATTCAATTGATCATAtcgaaaggaaaataaaaggaacTTCGATATTTGTAGCGATCACGAGAAGTGTATTATGATatcatatgaataaaaatgtagaCAAATTGATATCTCTCAGTTAAATATCGATAACTTACCCCATTGTGTATGTGTGATGTGGCGATGGAATAACTTTTGGCATGCTGATACAAACTACTGCTGTTCGTCTCATCTTGAGGTAAAGGCTGCTGTGGAGGCCTGTAATTCTTGGGTTTTGGAGGTGGTATTGGCTTGTAAGAACCAGTCGGCTTTCCTTGAGGGGGTGGAACAGCGGGTTTATAATCTCCCGTCCGGCTACATATACGGGAAAAGCAAAGATCTAGCTTACTAGGATATGGGagcaaaaaaacaatttaaaaaatgggcAATGAAAATACGTGGCAGATATAATACATGGACGTGAAATCAAACTAAGGTATCTCTTTTGGAAATATATATTCCACAAGTTCTCCTTATCGATCGAGGCTTTCGAACGACCCTGCAGAAACAgttgaaatttaaatcaatCGATCTAGACAATCTTAAAATCAAAGCAGTCACTTGTACTCATTAGAAGTATGAAAAGACAATTTCAAGGTAGTCTGGTAGAGAAATAAATCCGCGCACCTGTATTTGGCATAATCTGTACGTATTTGATTTTCTTGAGCTGGAATAGGCTGTGCTGTAGACCTTGTGAATCTGTAAGGATCGTGAGCCCGTGGTGAAACAGGAACACCACCGCTCTTCAAATCATCTGGAACATTAGGTCCTAGTCGACCGGTCGATGTATTGAGATTGGTGGCTGTATACGTTGCATTTCcgtttgtattattatacgaatCGTAAGAAGACATACTATCGTAGCTTccctgaaaattgaaaacacagTAAGATTCCTGAATCCAATTATGAAAGTCTTTTTAAACAAACAGAACCAACTTCCAAAGCACGTAATATCAAGAAACTAAGAAAATAACTGGCTCTTACTGCTGTTGGCTGTGCTCTTTCTAATGATGATGTGGCATTAGCTCTATGGGGGGTAgcattaatataatttcccATATCCAGGACGGAATCAGTCTTGTTAGCAAGTCTCTCCTGGGCAGTTCGCCCAGCAGTCCCACGGTGTGTTTGATTTGGTGGTTTTGCATTGCGATCTACTCTAGGTGGTAAATCAGGTGGTCCTTGGTGTGGCGATCTTTGTTGAGGCGGCCCCCCAGGATATTGAGGTGGACCAGACTGATCGTTGGTTTGACCAGGTATTGAAAAACCATATTTGCTATCACCTACACCCCCCTGCGACCTCCGCTTATGCTGTTCAAAGGCCTATagatatggaaaaaattgcaacATTTGAACCAGATATAAGTAATGAACGTTCGATGGTATAAAAATCATGGAACTGCATGTGCGacgtaatttgaaaatgattaccTGGTAATTGGTGGTATACGGCGGTGGTGCACTAGTGTCGTCTTGAGTAGCGATGCTTGGATCGGAGCTACTCTTCAACCTAGTTGGCGGCCCCAAAGCACCAGGAAGGGGAGGAGCAGGGCTCAGCTCCAGGTCACTCTCCGGGGAGGAAGCGTAGGAGAGGCGAGAAGTCATCGGGAACAGGAAGTCATCCGAAAGGGCCTCTTCCGGCTACGCTCACAGAACACACGTGTCGCAACGTTACAAAACAGTGGGGATAAGACAAGTACAACAAAATTGTGAATTGGATTGAATACGGCAGTGCAATTAATACGATACACATTAAAAGCTTACACGTGGTTATTAACAAAGTGTAATTATACTTTAATATGGCATTctgttttttaaatatgttACCCGAAATTTCCATTCAATGTTCTCATTTACAACATTGATCAccttatcattttttgtttcggtAACGAAATAAAACCTACGATTTACAAAATTACCGATTTTAGAATTAGGGTGAAGTATCCTCACGCATTGTatcaaagaattttcaaactatatattttcaactaataatttaattttaatcaatacTGGTTTAGAATATTCAAGAACACTCAATTCAACAATGCATGAAGAAAAGGAGTAAAATATAGAGAAAGCTTTCACACGATACGTGTGTACAATTTGTTGCCAATTTGAACGAACAGATAAAAAGAATTCTACTTACGACCCgacaattgatttattgtgTACCATAAATAACTAACAatatagatttaaaaaaatcaactaaACAAATTATGAGTAAGTTATCAGATCTATGAACAAACTGCAGTTGTagtacaaataataaaaattcacacgTCAATCAAGTACACAAATTGGATATTTGGAATCGAATACGAGTCGACAGTCACAAATTAAACGTTTTCATGCACcaattaataattatcataTCACATACTACAAACAATACAAAACATTGAATATACACAAATTACAGGACAGGATCTGTTTAAACAAGGAGGGATCTATACGTAGCCGAAAAATTGCTCGTGAATGACATTTGCGGAACTGTGTAAAGGTGGAGGAGGTAGTAAGGGTGGAGATAGGCGATTTGAACTTGGAGGACGTGGCGGCAATGGCAACACATTgatgctattattattatgctcGTAATATGCCCCAACGTCACGAAATGGTGGAGGAGTTGGCGGACGATAGGGATGGTAAGGTGGAAGATACAGGTCCGACACCATCTCTATTGGCTACAACCAACAccataaattttctaaaatcaattattattacacaaaATAATCCTTATGGCATTTTTACGAATATTTGTGGATAACAGATAATCGTCAGGGCAAAGTAACGCTGCTGTAACAGCCCAAAAGCAGCAAACAATAATTTCAAGAGCAAACAAATTTTGCATTTCAAGTTGATAATAGATGCGAAGGTATAAATTACAAGTTACTTATactattcaaaattttacttccGTTAGAATTGTGTTTAAATTTGAAAGCAATgtatattgaagaaaaagtgtaCTGTCTCGGCAGCTATCAGAAATTGTAATTAGATAGCAATATTTTTCGCCTCTACCATacgattttctgttttctcAGAGTTCTGTTTTCCCAGACAAAGAGTATAAGTATACAATTAATCAAGGTCCCAGATTACATGTTCATGCATATATTGAATCAAGgtaatttctgttttttctttttattttgcattATCATGTAGTGCAGTCTTAAATGCAACCTTGAGAAAAACAACtggtcgataaaaaaaaatgaattattcacatttcttgttgaaataattcaataccCTGCATTTCAAATGCCATATTacacaaaaattatatcaGAACAATACAATAGATTAGCCATATTAGAGCGAAAAACCTCACCTTGGTTTGGCTCATCCATAAAGGACCTTGTTGCTGTCTGTCTATCAATTCTCTGAGTTTTCTGTACCATGCTTCTGGTGTGGTCAGAGTAACAACTGCACTGAATACATGACCCCAgattttatccaatttttgACACTGTTCAAGTAGCTTTTTGCTGCTCTTGTGTGCCGACCTGAATGAAGAGAGACATTAAATAAGCCCGGTACAAAAATTGCAGGTGGTTGCTAAACAAGTTTATTGTTAGTTGAAAACTCACTTTGGTATCCCAGCACGCATTTCTTTGATAGTCTGTTTGTTTTCcgctttgagaaaaattacgatAGGATAAAATTGAGCATAATTCAAACGGTCGACAGCATTTGGTGTTATATCTAACAGCGCGTGTTTTCCTCTGTCCATTACTTCTCTTATGGCACTTAATCGAATGATTCCTGAAGATTTGGTACTCTTTCCGCTGCTTTCGTCCATCTGACTTTCCATTTCTATGATTGAAATCGATGTTTGGAAAGTAATTATACATGAAGTTATCGCTACTAtacttaaattttcaataaaaaatataccgcCACTCATAACACAGGAAACTTACGAGGAGACGTGAATTTATCAGGGAAATCTTTGAGTAGCTTTTCCCTAGCGAGATCAGCTACCGGTCCAAAGAGAACCACAGGTCTAATAAATCCTGGGTGTCGCAACACAACTCGTTCATAAGCCGGAAACTTGCTTACGCTGTCTGAGAAAACAACGTCGTCCCAATGATCCTGTGAGCAAGTAACacataataaaatttcaattcagatTTTGCAGGtgaaaaaagagtaaaaagaTTGACCACACACCCTGCCAAGTGATTTAGATCTCCTATGACTACCACGTCGTCTTCTGAAGAAGCTGCCTCTGCTTTCGCTGGCGCTGAGCTCTTTCTTAGTAGCGTTAAATTGAGCTGTAGCCAATTCCTCGGCACGTGCCTTGTTCGGTATTATTCCTTTTTGAACTTCTTGGTTGTTTCGTCCGATTCGGAAAACTTGCCACGAGCCTACGACACCGTTATGTAACGTGTCAACGACATGAAATACGTCGCCAGAGCGAAAACTCATCTCTCCTTTCTCAGGCTGTTCATAATGGAAGTGAGTCCTATAAAAAACCAGTAAATTAAATGTATACTCAGATAACTTTAACAGATTATCACAACGCGCAAATATCAACACCCATTCTTACTTAATGTGAAAAGAGTCGCCTCTTCCAGATGCCACAATTTGGTCATACTCCTGACGCCTGTGTTGCACTATGAGATCGATTTGTTCTTGAAGGCTTAGTAAAAAGAGTACCGCTTCTTCTCTGGTCACTCCCTTCATGTCCATATCATTCACCTTAAAGATTAAGAtgcaaataaattaatgaattttacagattatggttgtaaaatattccaatcattcttcataaaaatattcttacaattttttgaataatactATGCATATTTTATAGCTGTACCTTGAGTATTTTGTCACCAGGCTGTAGACCCTGCAAAGACGCCGGGCTGCCCGGTTGAACCGCAGTTACGAAAACCCCGGTCTCATTTCCACCTGTCAAACGAACCCCGACCGATCCTTCCTTTTGGAACGTTATGAACCTAGGATCCGGCCTGTGCATTGaaagttatgaaattttttgtagcTATATATTGCAACTACAATTACTAACTGCAAATACATTTTCTCAATCAAACACTCGAGGTTCATACATAACAAGCATGTGAAGAAATCAAGAATTGCATGCCGGCTTGAACTACACTTTCGGGGGTTTGTATTTGCATAAGTGATACCGAAATGCAAttcagttgaaaatattttcaaaaggaTGCGTCTGCACCTCTTCGCAGTGCGGTTTTAATTCAATAATACATTCCGGCAACTTACATGGGTTGTTTTGTTCGTTGAATGAGAGGATCCTCGTCGTAGAGTTGCCTCCTTGAACTGTAATAATCTGCAAGTCGAAAAGGTAAAGTTAAACCAAGACAAATCATATAAATAGAACTAGCACCCACGAATTACATTCAATATACTCTCCACAGCAGTCTTAAATGCCTCACCTTCTGGCCGGGGTGGCGGTGGTCTGGGAGGATCTACCGTCGGAGTAGCGGGTAGATCGAGCTGGCTGAGTGATACGTCTAAAAGAGGTCCCCTCGATCTTCCCCTGGGTGCGAGATTACTTTTGTCTTCCATAGGCTGCCTTGTGGGTGGCGGTACGTAGAGATTTTGACTACTGTAGCTAGCAGCGGAGAGATACTCGCCCGATTCGCCTTTGCTGGGCTGATGGGAGTGCGTGGGAACCGGGGTTTCTCTCGTAACGACGATCGACAGTCGGTCCTTGCATTGGTCCATCAGCTTCCGAGCCTCCTTCAGACTCATATTGTCCGCAGCCACACCGCTGATTCTGGTCAAAACATCCCCGGGTCGGACTCCGGTACCTTCGCGCGTTACTTCTCTTACGTAAAGACGACATCCTAGGATGATTCCAAAGTCTGTGGGACAAGTGAAAATGGAAGTTGAGCTCCAAGAGAGGAGGATTATGATCTCTTCACTCGAGGGCGGCATTACCTACCGTCTTTCTTGTTGTTCCTCGTCAAAGTTAATCTATGACTCTGTGGTACAGATGTGCCCGGAGATCCAGGAACGTTCGCAGAAGCTCGGCGTTTCACTACCAAGAGGACCGTTGATCCAGAGTCTCGAAGAACGCGAACAGCGGCTCCGTAGTCGGCACCCTCCAGGGAAACGCCATTGGCGGATATGATGCGGTCGTTCACTCTGAGGAGAAGTTGTAACGTAACATGATCAACCGATGATTACGGATATTATAAGAGTAGTTTCAGATCTACGACAAGCTTTGGATGAGAAGGTATCTTCTtaaaaacgatttttcccTGATAAAACTCTTTCATCGCGTTGGGGGAGAAGACGCAAGTATGTACGAAGGAACGAAGGAACGAAGGAGTGATTTATCGCTCGTAGAACTCCAGAGAACGTATCTACGGCTAACGTAAGTTAGAGTCTCGGTGCATCGTAAGTCTCGTCGTCGTCCGCGAGACCGAGGAACGCGAAGGTTAAGGTGAAGAGGCGGAATGGAGATCACGGCAAGAAGTGAAATCCCATTAAATTCAGCTGATAACTGGTCATATTCTCGGGGTGGTTTTAGAGTTTGCTCCGCGAAAGATCTCCCTGCAGGTTGAGGCCTTGGGCGAGGTTTATAGAAGAGCAATAACTTGGAATCAGTGGTTGAGAGAGGCGTATTTAACGGTGTACTTTACGGGGAGAATAccattttcgtaatttcagcTCGTTCACGGACAGTCGAGCCGTTAAACCGATAAGAAAATTCATGAAGTAGGTACCATCACGATGAATAAACTTACTGAAGCTTTCCTTCGGCGGGTCCGGCCTTTAGTACATCAGATATTGCGATCGCGGGATCTCCGTTCGTGAAATGAGGATTGTCCCGACCCCCGGAGACGGCGATACCGAATCCGTAACCGGGGACTCTGGTCACGGTAACATGATGAACTTCCCATCCTCTGTCTCCGACCTGGAACATAAAATCGAACCGTTAATATCACTCGATCCTAATTTGGCCACGGAGTGttacatgagaaaaaaaaatgtttacaaaaCTGACGCAATGTTATCTCATAAATCCGCTTATCCGGCCGGCCAATACTTTCCATCTATCGCTGATTATAGTTGTATCGGTTAGCCAGCGCACGTAATGATCGCGAATCACCGTCCAAATTGGTGTTTTTATTATATCCGCTTATATTGAATTCCGCCCATACATATTTGCACGTCTGTTAAATCGGTAAAAACAGTGTGAAATAAAATGGTTCCTTAAAACTTGTaagtttatttctttattttattacactaCGATCGATGAGTTGAATCATTTATGATGAGAAAATTTGGTATTTTTAGCTATGACGTTAAGGAGACAAATGTATCAAAACTGTTTTTTCCCCCGCAGACGTCCCGTGTAGAATTTATTACACTagcatacatatatgtgtacgtaCCTGGCGGTCTAAAGTACATCGGAAT is a genomic window containing:
- the LOC107225225 gene encoding tight junction protein ZO-1 isoform X6; this encodes MKIFRKIFRTRNKRTSKKKSTVRTSNKRRSTTSKTYGGPPHLPRDDFLLGGGGSTRRNRRRHRVGDRGWEVHHVTVTRVPGYGFGIAVSGGRDNPHFTNGDPAIAISDVLKAGPAEGKLQVNDRIISANGVSLEGADYGAAVRVLRDSGSTVLLVVKRRASANVPGSPGTSVPQSHRLTLTRNNKKDDFGIILGCRLYVREVTREGTGVRPGDVLTRISGVAADNMSLKEARKLMDQCKDRLSIVVTRETPVPTHSHQPSKGESGEYLSAASYSSQNLYVPPPTRQPMEDKSNLAPRGRSRGPLLDVSLSQLDLPATPTVDPPRPPPPRPEDYYSSRRQLYDEDPLIQRTKQPMPDPRFITFQKEGSVGVRLTGGNETGVFVTAVQPGSPASLQGLQPGDKILKVNDMDMKGVTREEAVLFLLSLQEQIDLIVQHRRQEYDQIVASGRGDSFHIKTHFHYEQPEKGEMSFRSGDVFHVVDTLHNGVVGSWQVFRIGRNNQEVQKGIIPNKARAEELATAQFNATKKELSASESRGSFFRRRRGSHRRSKSLGRDHWDDVVFSDSVSKFPAYERVVLRHPGFIRPVVLFGPVADLAREKLLKDFPDKFTSPQMESQMDESSGKSTKSSGIIRLSAIREVMDRGKHALLDITPNAVDRLNYAQFYPIVIFLKAENKQTIKEMRAGIPKSAHKSSKKLLEQCQKLDKIWGHVFSAVVTLTTPEAWYRKLRELIDRQQQGPLWMSQTKPEEALSDDFLFPMTSRLSYASSPESDLELSPAPPLPGALGPPTRLKSSSDPSIATQDDTSAPPPYTTNYQAFEQHKRRSQGGVGDSKYGFSIPGQTNDQSGPPQYPGGPPQQRSPHQGPPDLPPRVDRNAKPPNQTHRGTAGRTAQERLANKTDSVLDMGNYINATPHRANATSSLERAQPTAGSYDSMSSYDSYNNTNGNATYTATNLNTSTGRLGPNVPDDLKSGGVPVSPRAHDPYRFTRSTAQPIPAQENQIRTDYAKYSRTGDYKPAVPPPQGKPTGSYKPIPPPKPKNYRPPQQPLPQDETNSSSLYQHAKSYSIATSHIHNGAENGSNIQRNSGQYYYNIPPPNRNNEGYNMNSNHSHSHSHTSPLNHSHSLSHTHPHSSSPMTHSHSNSAGQINVGHAQNRNNINHNGHSHSNSHGGVTGNTGNGNLSHNNREPNGLDLAGSREQRGSAFELYRKPLHHHNVRRLGVARGVFCSKGGVLEGPGGVTLTVPPGALPLQIQQEIYFSVTAPRILKTHNTSGHCSPVSPPMHHGESLLSPVVECGPRGLDFLTPVELKIPHNATPAHRLALKATDTENQSTANWLDVKLPSHTSNYVTVRLDHF
- the LOC107225225 gene encoding tight junction protein ZO-1 isoform X7 translates to MERNDGNSGAGGIERNTGNPSLNSTSHSSPHHNNTTNSGILDSLNQVGDRGWEVHHVTVTRVPGYGFGIAVSGGRDNPHFTNGDPAIAISDVLKAGPAEGKLQVNDRIISANGVSLEGADYGAAVRVLRDSGSTVLLVVKRRASANVPGSPGTSVPQSHRLTLTRNNKKDDFGIILGCRLYVREVTREGTGVRPGDVLTRISGVAADNMSLKEARKLMDQCKDRLSIVVTRETPVPTHSHQPSKGESGEYLSAASYSSQNLYVPPPTRQPMEDKSNLAPRGRSRGPLLDVSLSQLDLPATPTVDPPRPPPPRPEDYYSSRRQLYDEDPLIQRTKQPMPDPRFITFQKEGSVGVRLTGGNETGVFVTAVQPGSPASLQGLQPGDKILKVNDMDMKGVTREEAVLFLLSLQEQIDLIVQHRRQEYDQIVASGRGDSFHIKTHFHYEQPEKGEMSFRSGDVFHVVDTLHNGVVGSWQVFRIGRNNQEVQKGIIPNKARAEELATAQFNATKKELSASESRGSFFRRRRGSHRRSKSLGRDHWDDVVFSDSVSKFPAYERVVLRHPGFIRPVVLFGPVADLAREKLLKDFPDKFTSPQMESQMDESSGKSTKSSGIIRLSAIREVMDRGKHALLDITPNAVDRLNYAQFYPIVIFLKAENKQTIKEMRAGIPKSAHKSSKKLLEQCQKLDKIWGHVFSAVVTLTTPEAWYRKLRELIDRQQQGPLWMSQTKPEEALSDDFLFPMTSRLSYASSPESDLELSPAPPLPGALGPPTRLKSSSDPSIATQDDTSAPPPYTTNYQAFEQHKRRSQGGVGDSKYGFSIPGQTNDQSGPPQYPGGPPQQRSPHQGPPDLPPRVDRNAKPPNQTHRGTAGRTAQERLANKTDSVLDMGNYINATPHRANATSSLERAQPTAGSYDSMSSYDSYNNTNGNATYTATNLNTSTGRLGPNVPDDLKSGGVPVSPRAHDPYRFTRSTAQPIPAQENQIRTDYAKYSRTGDYKPAVPPPQGKPTGSYKPIPPPKPKNYRPPQQPLPQDETNSSSLYQHAKSYSIATSHIHNGAENGSNIQRNSGQYYYNIPPPNRNNEGYNMNSNHSHSHSHTSPLNHSHSLSHTHPHSSSPMTHSHSNSAGQINVGHAQNRNNINHNGHSHSNSHGGVTGNTGNGNLSHNNREPNGLDLAGSREQRGSAFELYRKPLHHHNVRRLGVARGVFCSKGGVLEGPGGVTLTVPPGALPLQIQQEIYFSVTAPRILKTHNTSGHCSPVSPPMHHGESLLSPVVECGPRGLDFLTPVELKIPHNATPAHRLALKATDTENQSTANWLDVKLPSHTSNYVTVRLDHF